TTGTCCGCCAGGAGGGCCTCCTGCAGGGCGAACCGATTCACCATGTAAGCAACCTATAAATAAATTTTCGCTAGGGCTTGCTGCATGATAGTGGTAACCACGAGTTGAGTCGGTATTACCTCTGCACTCATCAAGTGCCTCTTCATTACCGTTTGCATCTCGCATTGCATAAATCCCATATCCATCAATTGCGTAACCTATTAAAGGAGCATGGCCGTCTTCACTTGTTGATTTATTTGTACAGCCGGTTGATGAATGATAATGATAGCCCTGATGCAAGTTTATATGACCGCCACAATCGTCAAAAGCAGCTATGGTGTAACTACCTAAAATTTCGTTGACAGGGGCGGGGCCAGAAAGCTCTGTACCATCAAGTGCCAACCCTACGGTATGTAATCGACCTGTTTGTTTAGCTTCAATGGGTGTGGTGGGGATTAAATAAGTTAAAGAAAAATCATCATCAAGGTAGTCAAGCTCACACTCAATGCAGTTTTGTTTATATTGCTCTTCTACATCTGGGCGTGCTGCACCTGCACATGACTCTTTTGATGCGGTGTAGCGTACCTTATTAGTTTTAGCATCGTAGAGTACCCACTTTTCATCACCATAATATTCGTCGAGTTTTAATATAAAGTCGCCAGTTAAATCAACTAAGTCACCTTTACCTTGTTTATCAAACCATTTACCCGATACATCGGCGCCATCGCTTGTACTTCGAGGGCAAAATGGCCCTGGCACTCTTCCTGCTGGCGCACCTGTGGTAATAAATTTATAACAGGTGGTTTGAGTGCCTT
The sequence above is drawn from the Pseudoalteromonas espejiana DSM 9414 genome and encodes:
- a CDS encoding YHYH protein, which produces MSLKNKRLIGTVVTLAAFSLLGCNPSTHDETAVKPVIDLSMFTQGAFIEEPTIVNCETAQGTQTTCYKFITTGAPAGRVPGPFCPRSTSDGADVSGKWFDKQGKGDLVDLTGDFILKLDEYYGDEKWVLYDAKTNKVRYTASKESCAGAARPDVEEQYKQNCIECELDYLDDDFSLTYLIPTTPIEAKQTGRLHTVGLALDGTELSGPAPVNEILGSYTIAAFDDCGGHINLHQGYHYHSSTGCTNKSTSEDGHAPLIGYAIDGYGIYAMRDANGNEEALDECRGNTDSTRGYHYHAASPSENLFIGCLHGESVRPAGGPPGGQKGHKPPPNNKD